Proteins encoded within one genomic window of Burkholderiaceae bacterium:
- a CDS encoding 5-formyltetrahydrofolate cyclo-ligase, translating into MDKSAARRALIEQRLNMPDRLQRADALQQVLRIWLVGRADTVIGAYWPIKGEFDPLPALHRWKEDGELLEGPAMKRIGLPVVDKLRKSLTFHAWYPGCPMENDAYDIPKPKDTEVVVPTLLFVPCLGYGPGGYRLGYGGGFYDRTLAALSPKPMTVGLGYTQGFLEDFEPEPHDLPLDAILNDNGVVWPV; encoded by the coding sequence ATGGACAAATCGGCGGCGCGTCGAGCGCTGATCGAGCAGCGGCTGAACATGCCGGACCGCCTGCAGCGCGCCGACGCGTTGCAGCAGGTGCTGCGCATCTGGCTGGTCGGGCGCGCCGACACGGTGATCGGCGCGTACTGGCCGATCAAGGGCGAGTTCGACCCGCTGCCGGCGCTGCACCGCTGGAAGGAGGACGGCGAGCTGCTCGAAGGACCGGCGATGAAGCGTATCGGGCTGCCGGTCGTCGACAAGCTGCGCAAGTCGCTGACCTTCCACGCCTGGTACCCCGGCTGCCCGATGGAGAACGACGCCTACGACATCCCGAAGCCGAAGGACACCGAGGTCGTGGTGCCAACGTTGCTGTTCGTGCCCTGCCTCGGCTATGGGCCGGGCGGCTACCGGCTCGGCTACGGCGGCGGCTTCTACGACCGCACGCTGGCCGCGCTGAGCCCGAAGCCGATGACGGTCGGTCTCGGCTACACCCAGGGTTTCCTCGAGGACTTCGAGCCCGAGCCGCACGACCTACCGCTGGACGCGATCCTGAACGACAACGGCGTGGTCTGGCCGGTGTGA
- a CDS encoding Aldo/keto reductase, SCO4109 family yields the protein MKMRALGRSGLQVSPLAFGGNVFGWTVDEATSFSLLDAWVDAGMNFIDTADVYSRWVPGHAGGESETILGKWLKQSGKRDRVVIATKVGKEMGPGRKGLAPDYIRSAVDASLRRLQTDCIDLYQSHDDDAGTPLEDTLAAYARLIEAGKVRAIGASNYSAPRLAQALAVSRQQGLPRYESLQPLYNLYDRVDYEATLEPLCLTHGVGVINFYALASGFLTGKYRSSADLRKSPRGHGVAKYLGERGQRILAALDEVAARFSATPARVALAWQMARPSITAPIASATSLAQLAELVAATQLTLDTAAIERLDLASRTATQGP from the coding sequence ATGAAGATGCGAGCGCTGGGCCGCTCCGGCCTGCAGGTGTCGCCGCTGGCATTCGGCGGCAACGTGTTCGGCTGGACCGTGGACGAGGCGACCTCGTTTTCGCTGCTCGACGCCTGGGTCGACGCCGGCATGAACTTCATCGACACCGCCGACGTCTATTCGCGCTGGGTGCCGGGCCACGCCGGCGGCGAGTCCGAGACCATCCTCGGCAAATGGCTCAAGCAAAGCGGCAAACGCGACCGGGTCGTGATCGCGACCAAGGTCGGCAAGGAGATGGGGCCGGGCCGCAAGGGACTCGCGCCAGACTACATCCGCAGCGCGGTCGACGCGTCGCTGCGCCGATTGCAGACCGACTGCATCGACCTGTACCAGTCGCATGACGACGACGCCGGCACGCCGCTCGAGGACACGCTGGCCGCCTACGCGCGGCTGATTGAGGCCGGCAAGGTGCGCGCGATCGGCGCGTCCAACTACAGCGCGCCGCGGCTGGCCCAGGCGCTAGCCGTCAGCCGGCAGCAGGGCCTGCCGCGCTACGAGAGCCTGCAGCCGCTGTACAACCTGTACGACCGGGTCGACTACGAGGCCACGCTCGAGCCGCTGTGCCTGACCCATGGCGTCGGGGTGATCAATTTCTACGCGCTGGCCAGCGGCTTTCTGACCGGCAAGTACCGTTCGTCGGCCGACCTGCGCAAGAGCCCGCGCGGGCATGGCGTCGCCAAGTACCTGGGCGAGCGCGGCCAGCGCATCCTGGCCGCGCTGGACGAGGTCGCGGCGCGCTTTTCTGCAACGCCGGCGCGGGTGGCGCTGGCCTGGCAGATGGCGCGGCCGAGCATCACCGCGCCGATCGCCAGCGCGACCTCGCTCGCCCAACTCGCCGAACTGGTCGCCGCCACGCAGCTCACGCTCGACACCGCCGCGATAGAGCGGCTCGACCTCGCAAGCCGCACCGCGACCCAGGGGCCTTGA